In Pedobacter sp. SL55, the following proteins share a genomic window:
- a CDS encoding cytochrome c oxidase subunit 3, protein MVSTLQQKEEFSIGLKSKKFLVWLFVVSSTIMFGGWTSYYLVFMASKGKGHGLILPEVFSYSTGVLLVSSVCLFLAARALKKGDRGKQRLFLWITFVLGIAFGVMQFQGWTSLYQTGAVLVNNNAAISMIYIVSGFHLLHIIGGLAFVTSSLMGNYKNVSQEVAEYRQDITSIFWHFIDILWIYLYVFLLLNS, encoded by the coding sequence ATGGTGAGTACATTACAACAAAAGGAAGAGTTTTCTATTGGCTTAAAGTCTAAGAAATTTTTAGTTTGGCTATTCGTAGTTTCATCAACCATTATGTTTGGGGGGTGGACTAGTTATTATCTAGTTTTTATGGCTTCTAAAGGCAAAGGTCATGGTTTGATATTGCCAGAAGTTTTTAGCTATAGTACAGGCGTATTGCTGGTAAGCAGTGTTTGTCTTTTTTTAGCGGCCAGAGCTTTAAAAAAAGGAGACAGGGGTAAACAGCGCTTATTTTTATGGATAACTTTTGTTTTAGGAATTGCATTTGGTGTAATGCAGTTTCAGGGCTGGACAAGCCTTTACCAAACTGGGGCAGTATTGGTAAATAACAATGCTGCTATTTCCATGATCTATATTGTATCGGGTTTCCACTTGTTACACATTATCGGTGGTTTGGCCTTTGTAACCAGTAGCTTAATGGGCAACTACAAAAATGTATCGCAAGAAGTTGCAGAATATCGCCAAGATATTACCTCAATATTTTGGCATTTTATAGATATCTTATGGATTTATCTATATGTTTTTTTACTTTTGAACAGTTAA